The segment GATAGGTAACGTCAGCGTCGGCTTTGATGTGCTTGGCGCGGCGGTTTCGCCGGTGGATGGCACCCTGCTGGGTGATTGTGTGTCGGTCGAGGCGGCCGACCGCTTTAGCCTGGTAAACAAAGGGCGCTTCGTCAGCAAACTGCCGGACAATCCACAGGAAAACATTGTTTATCAGTGCTGGCAGCGTTTTTGTGAAGCGATTGGTAAAGATGTGCCGGTGGCGATGACGCTGGAAAAAAACATGCCGATCGGCTCGGGTCTTGGCTCCAGCGCCTGCTCGGTCGTGGCTGGCCTGATGGCGATGAACGAATTTTGCGGCAAACCGTTGAATGACACCGAACTGCTGGCATTGATGGGCGAGCTGGAAGGACGTATCTCCGGTAGCGTGCATTACGACAACGTTGCGCCGTGCTTCCTCGGCGGCGTGCAGTTGATGATTGAAGAGAACGGCATTATCAGCCAGTCAGTGCCGTCGTTTGACGAGTGGCTGTGGGTGATGGCCTATCCGGGCATCAAAGTCTCCACCGCTGAAGCGCGTGCGATTCTACCGGCGCAGTATCGTAAACAGGACATCATCAAACACGGTCGTTTACTGGGCGGTTTCATCCATGCCTGTCATACTCAGCAGCCAGAACTGGCCGCGAAGCTGATGCAGGATGTGGTGGCGGAGCCGTATCGCACCAAACTGCTGCCGGGCTTTGCGGAAGCACGCCAGGCAGCAGCCGATATTGGCGCGCTGGCCTGCGGTATTTCGGGTTCCGGCCCGACACTTTTCGCCGTTTGCAACGAGATGGCAACGGCACAGCGGATGGCAGACTGGCTGAGCCAGCACTATCTGCAAAATGAAGAAGGTTTCGTCCATATCTGCCGTCTTGATACGGCTGGCGCACGTAAATTGGGATAACGCATGAAACTCTACAACCTTAAGGATCATAACGAGCAGGTGAGCTTCGCTCAGGCCGTGAAGCAGGGCCT is part of the Pantoea phytobeneficialis genome and harbors:
- the thrB gene encoding homoserine kinase, with amino-acid sequence MVKIYAPASIGNVSVGFDVLGAAVSPVDGTLLGDCVSVEAADRFSLVNKGRFVSKLPDNPQENIVYQCWQRFCEAIGKDVPVAMTLEKNMPIGSGLGSSACSVVAGLMAMNEFCGKPLNDTELLALMGELEGRISGSVHYDNVAPCFLGGVQLMIEENGIISQSVPSFDEWLWVMAYPGIKVSTAEARAILPAQYRKQDIIKHGRLLGGFIHACHTQQPELAAKLMQDVVAEPYRTKLLPGFAEARQAAADIGALACGISGSGPTLFAVCNEMATAQRMADWLSQHYLQNEEGFVHICRLDTAGARKLG